From a region of the Candidatus Binatia bacterium genome:
- a CDS encoding O-antigen ligase family protein, translating to MVTAGLIFIIVFAPSAFGSVHPQAYGLLEIAACGLVIVWLVKLRFGVGSGGLSSRNAGLPAVPRMLWAPLVGFLGVVLLQILPLPPALLGAISPSTYATYELSLPGWPEKAPYEDTVRALLVRDDAGVQAADLAQPVALPAVGDVEKFDLQTVVPDAWGRLPGEPLLERNERMLLERWVGSEHAGFFSSWRTISLDPSRTLAELLKILAYLAVFAVVTFYPLEPGSREDQRFQRRLLQAVAFTAIAVAAVGLLQRMSWNGKILWFFVPWDWGEPRLANPQTSGPFVSRNNFGGYLALTLPLVLAPLLARTRIDLRRPRLTTQVIFGAGAAICGTALFFSLSRGSWGAAAVSLSVFLFLLVRHVPVEKRAGFLAGRRAGMQVGAGVAAVMLLFVLLPSGGAEMGSDIDRRLEQTVSNSASWDSRVEGWRDSVPMITDYPLLGVGLSSWGVAFPQYDESFFFGSQARRAHNDYIQLFAETGLVGGLMLVFACVVVARRFLRVLRTRSDSAYVLQLAIGAGLLALLIHEFVDFDLQMPGIAITAVLLLGIGLRGGWRVDASATDTSGQRTLERPLSITSSNLSAVVVVVFLVLVFSQRTPGASREAPRGMMASLRSIADFPVDSNAHLNLSVRFSDMSLTLAQSSVNAAVMINPSSPGARDARAVLATRLGNRDMALADIEESMFRAPSRVLHPVLSVAEVSWLSKEVREATERGFRRAMKSEGYRAAVSLAAFYSDISSHSVAAEVWLQAADLAPRHADKAIFLRQAARELVKAGDLAQSEVLIRRSIAMAPSSLKSRRVLITEILGRQDNLSAAVEEFSRGIESGIDEYELTLALADAGRLSQVPEFEVRKLEHAIRVNPFKPKARLRLGKIYLARRRYDLAAQEFRLATNYSPRLGEAWYLLGLASERAYDFDTATSAYQRAADIAPQSAKFARGLAVFSARQDIGSDLGGDR from the coding sequence TTGGTTACAGCCGGGCTGATTTTCATCATCGTATTCGCACCCTCTGCCTTCGGGTCGGTGCATCCGCAGGCCTATGGTCTGCTCGAGATCGCGGCCTGCGGGTTGGTGATCGTGTGGCTGGTCAAGCTGCGCTTTGGTGTGGGGTCCGGCGGGCTTTCTTCGCGGAACGCGGGCCTGCCGGCCGTGCCGCGGATGCTCTGGGCGCCGCTGGTCGGGTTTCTCGGTGTTGTTCTCCTGCAAATCCTGCCATTGCCGCCAGCCTTGCTGGGTGCGATTTCGCCTTCGACATACGCAACCTATGAGTTGTCGCTGCCCGGATGGCCCGAGAAGGCACCCTACGAAGATACCGTGCGTGCCTTGCTGGTGCGTGATGATGCGGGCGTGCAGGCAGCAGATCTGGCTCAACCGGTCGCTTTGCCGGCGGTTGGTGATGTCGAGAAGTTCGATCTGCAGACGGTCGTCCCGGATGCCTGGGGTCGCCTGCCGGGCGAGCCGTTGCTCGAGCGTAACGAGCGCATGTTGCTCGAGCGTTGGGTCGGCAGCGAACACGCCGGGTTCTTTTCTTCGTGGCGAACCATCTCGCTGGATCCGTCGCGCACGCTGGCTGAATTGCTGAAGATCCTCGCCTATCTGGCGGTGTTTGCGGTGGTGACGTTCTATCCGCTGGAGCCCGGATCGCGCGAGGATCAGAGGTTCCAGCGCCGCCTCCTGCAGGCGGTTGCCTTTACGGCCATTGCGGTGGCGGCGGTCGGTTTGCTGCAACGGATGTCCTGGAATGGCAAGATCCTGTGGTTCTTCGTGCCCTGGGATTGGGGGGAGCCGCGATTGGCCAACCCGCAGACCAGCGGGCCTTTTGTGAGTCGAAACAACTTTGGCGGGTATCTGGCGTTGACCTTGCCGTTGGTGCTGGCGCCGCTGCTGGCGCGCACGCGGATCGATTTGCGACGTCCACGCCTGACGACGCAGGTGATCTTCGGGGCAGGGGCTGCGATCTGCGGCACGGCGTTGTTTTTCAGTTTGTCGCGCGGGTCATGGGGGGCGGCAGCTGTCAGTTTGAGCGTGTTTCTCTTCCTGCTGGTGCGGCATGTACCAGTCGAGAAGCGGGCCGGCTTTCTCGCCGGTCGGCGGGCCGGCATGCAGGTTGGAGCCGGAGTGGCAGCAGTCATGTTACTCTTTGTGCTCTTGCCGAGCGGTGGGGCCGAGATGGGCAGTGATATTGACCGTCGGCTCGAGCAGACGGTCAGCAACTCGGCAAGTTGGGATTCACGCGTCGAGGGTTGGCGCGACTCGGTGCCGATGATCACGGACTACCCTTTGCTGGGGGTTGGACTGTCGTCTTGGGGCGTTGCCTTTCCGCAATATGATGAGTCGTTTTTCTTCGGCTCGCAGGCCCGGCGTGCGCACAACGATTACATCCAGCTGTTTGCCGAGACCGGTTTGGTCGGCGGCCTGATGCTGGTGTTCGCGTGCGTGGTGGTCGCGCGGCGGTTTTTGCGGGTGCTGCGGACGCGGTCGGATAGCGCGTATGTTTTGCAGCTGGCGATTGGGGCGGGGCTGCTGGCGTTGCTGATTCATGAATTTGTGGATTTCGATCTGCAGATGCCGGGAATCGCGATCACGGCGGTACTGCTCTTGGGGATCGGTTTGCGTGGGGGTTGGCGGGTCGATGCGAGCGCAACCGATACTTCGGGGCAACGCACCTTGGAGCGTCCGTTGTCGATCACATCCTCCAATTTGTCGGCTGTGGTGGTGGTTGTGTTTCTGGTGCTGGTATTCTCCCAACGTACGCCGGGTGCTAGTCGCGAGGCTCCGCGCGGGATGATGGCTTCCTTGCGTTCGATCGCGGACTTTCCAGTGGATTCAAACGCCCATTTGAACCTGAGTGTGCGGTTCTCGGATATGTCACTCACGCTGGCCCAGTCGTCGGTGAATGCGGCTGTGATGATCAATCCGAGTAGCCCTGGCGCGCGAGATGCACGCGCCGTGCTGGCGACACGACTTGGCAACCGGGACATGGCTCTCGCGGATATTGAAGAGTCGATGTTTCGCGCACCCTCCCGTGTGCTGCATCCTGTGCTTTCGGTTGCAGAGGTTTCTTGGCTGAGTAAGGAGGTTCGCGAGGCGACCGAGCGGGGGTTTCGGCGTGCGATGAAAAGTGAAGGTTATCGTGCCGCGGTTTCTCTGGCGGCCTTTTATTCGGACATTTCGTCGCATTCGGTTGCAGCAGAGGTGTGGCTCCAAGCCGCCGATCTCGCCCCACGACACGCCGACAAGGCTATTTTTCTACGGCAGGCCGCCCGAGAACTTGTCAAAGCTGGCGACTTGGCTCAGAGCGAAGTTCTGATTCGACGATCGATTGCAATGGCCCCTTCGTCCTTGAAGAGCCGGAGAGTGTTGATAACTGAGATTTTGGGGAGACAGGATAATCTCTCGGCGGCGGTTGAGGAGTTTTCTCGAGGCATCGAATCGGGAATTGACGAATATGAATTGACCCTCGCTCTCGCGGATGCAGGGCGCCTGTCTCAAGTTCCCGAGTTTGAAGTCAGAAAGCTTGAACACGCAATTAGGGTAAATCCGTTTAAGCCGAAGGCCCGGCTTCGGCTCGGCAAGATATATCTCGCCCGACGTCGATATGATCTTGCCGCCCAAGAATTTAGGCTTGCAACCAATTACTCACCGAGATTAGGGGAAGCTTGGTATCTTCTGGGGTTGGCCTCCGAGCGTGCTTATGATTTCGACACAGCGACCTCGGCCTACCAGAGAGCGGCTGACATTGCGCCGCAAAGTGCAAAATTTGCTCGCGGGTTGGCTGTTTTTTCGGCTCGGCAAGATATCGGTTCCGACCTAGGGGGGGATAGGTGA